The following coding sequences lie in one Arachis ipaensis cultivar K30076 chromosome B03, Araip1.1, whole genome shotgun sequence genomic window:
- the LOC107633170 gene encoding uncharacterized protein LOC107633170 produces MILTQECNAVIQEGIPPKLKDPRSFYLPCTIGNTIIDKALCDLGSSINLMPLSMMKKLSIEEVKPTQMSLELVDRSLVIPEGVIENLLVRVGKFIFPTDFVILDLGEEGHDSIILGKPFLATPRAIIDVEQEEMTLRVNDEKITLNVFQEVHHTVEEKSCMKVEEEYVHWEEKAKETLLNSPVTQEMDSREEIEGKEHEKAKKRKQERVEDLIFEKEVKK; encoded by the exons ATGATCTTAACCCAGGAATGCAATGCAGTGATCCAAGAAGGCATTCCACCAAAACTAAAAGACCCTAGAAGCTTCTACTTGCCTTGTACCATTGGTAACACAATCATTGACAAAGCACTCTGTGATTTGGGCTCCAGTATCAACCTCATGCCTCTGTCTATGATGAAAAAGCTATCTATAGAAGAAGTGAAGCCTACACAGATGTCATTGGAGCTAGTGGATAGATCTCTGGTAATCCCTGAGGGGGTGATTGAAAATCTCCTGGTCAGAGTGGGAAAATTCATATTTCCTACAGATTTTGTAATCTTGGACTTAGGTGAAGAGGGGCATGATTCTATTATACTGGGAAAACCTTTTCTGGCCACAccaagggccatcattgatgttgAACAAGAAGAAATGACTCTGAGAGTAAATGATGAAAAGATCACTCTGAATGTCTTCCAGGAAGTACATCACACTGTTGAAGAGAAAAGTTGCATGAAGGTTGAAGAGGAATATGTACATTGGGAAGAAAAAGCCAAGGAAACACTCCTCAACTCACCTGTGACGCAAGAAATGGATAGTAGAGAGGAAATAGAGGGTAAGGAACATGAGAAGGCTAAAAAGAGAAAGCAGGAAAGGGTTGAAGACTTGATTTTTGAGAAGGAG gtgaagaaatga